The DNA segment TGGGAAACCAGAAAGTGACTGCTCAAAATCAGAGGATGACATTTGAATTGGTTGGTTGACGATCAATTTACCAGCTTCAAGGGATTGAGACTTAGCAGAAAATCAACCAAGaccatttctttctttctttcaacTAATAGATGATTAGCACTAAATCATCATAATTTTTAGTTATCTAATGATTTGCATACACGACTTTTCAAGCTTCTCTAGCTTGAATTTGGCTATTCATGGTGGTTAACACCTTCGGATTTCTACCTTGTTTTTGAGTAGAGGAAATTCTGAATTTAAGCCTGTCTGATAAGTAATTCGTCACTAGATAAAAATCAATTTAGACCTGTCATGATATTATTGATTAACGAAAAATACTTAAATCAATGAAGTGGATTAAATAAATTAACCTCCAAACTATATTCAACATatataaaaatcaattaattacATTAAATAGTTCAACAAAATTGAGATTTTCTAACAAAATCTCTTCTATAATCCCTCATCATCAGTCAACAGAACACATCAACCACTCTTCAAATTCTCCCTACcccaaattaattaataatagtgACAAAGAAATTCCTTCAAGCCCAAATATTTACAAATggatgaaatgttttttttttttttaccatctttttttttcttttttagtcTCTAATTACACCTCGGTCATGAGTCAGGAAGCAGCTTGGTGAGCTTGAGCCTGGTGCATGTGGACCTTAGCAGTGAAAGGGTATAACAAAGGCTTAGCCAGTGACAATGATGTAGAATTTGTGTTGCTAGTTGTGGTAGACGAAGAGATGGTAGCGGCGGCGGCCGTGTTGGCAACTGGGTTATTGATGTTGTTGGTGGTGTTAGTGGCGGGGGTGGTTGTGCCAGAGGAAAAAGTAGTAGTGGTAGCCACGCGCTCACAAGAAGGGCACATGGTGAGAGTGGTGGCAGGAAGTTGCATGTAGAAAGATTGGGAAGTTTTCAAAGCTCTTAATTCTTGCAATTCCTTTTGCAGCCTCCTGTTCTCTTCTGTCAGTGTCTCGCAGCATCTCTTTAAATACTCACAATCCACCTCCGTCTGCTTCAACTTTGTCCTATGTATTTCAAAAGAGAACAACACCACAATTTCATCAAAATTGGGTATTCAAAAACCCCAAATAAGAATTCATATcccaagaaaaaagaaaagacttGTGCAGCATACCTTGCTCTTCTGTTCTGAAACCACACTTCCACTTGGCGAGGACGAAGATTCAATTGCTTTGCTAAAGCAAGCTTTTGTTTCTACACATTTTAAGTACCCTTTGTTATTATAGAAAGCAAGCGATCAAAAATTTTATCCAAATGACCGGAAATGTAGGAAAATATTTCATTTTTCCAGATCAGAAATAGAAGAAACCTTCTTCCAGCACACAGATATCTGTATCATCTTTTCAAGATTAGGACTTTAAAAGACCAAAaaatatacaatttttttttacttacAGGATTGAGGGTATTGTGTTCTTTGAAGCTTTCTTCCAGGAAAGCTGATTGCTCCTTAGAGAGTCTGAGTTTCTTCCGAGTTAATCCGTTTTCTTCATCATCACTTGCTCTTGAACTCGCTCTCTCGGCTTCAATAGTCTCCATATCTCTTTTATTGCATCTACCACCTCCACTGCTCCTAATCCCAAAATCCATCTGAAACGACGAGATAGCACTGTTAGGCGACGACAGCGCCGCCCCTTCTTCTGCCTCCTCCGCTGATAGTCGGTTCACATCAAAACCCCTGCCTGATCCATCTGTGGAACCCGGTTCAGACACCACTGTAACGTTAAGAAACAAAAAGAACCCGCAAGTTAATAAGCGAGAGATGCAAAACCCAGATCTTCAAAACCATAGCAAGGCTGTGACGCGTTAAAATCACAGAATAAAAAAAGGGGAAAGGAAATTTTGCTTTCTGGGAAAAATGAGAACAGAAAGAAAAAGATACAAAGTCATTGAAGTTTCCGTTagtcttttcttttaatttcttagaaaaaaaaaaacagaataaTAAACCATGAAAAGGAAGCACATACAGTTATCCGAGAGCCATGGAAAGGGAATCTGAGAAGGGGTTTGTCTACGGGGAACGGGAGAGAAAGGTAAAAGATCAAGCTGAACAGGAGGATCTGATGAGATTCTTGAGCCAGCAGCAGCAGGAGCAGCTTCACCTTGAAGGGTAGCATCAACAACTTTATCTTGGGATCTTGGAGTTGCAGTAAATCCAGTTCCTAACCCCATGCAAAACCCTAGATCTTTAGTTGATATCTTAGTAGTCTGGCCAAGAAACTTGAAGGGCTTGGATGTATCACCTAGACTTAAAGCAAGTTCCATCCTATAGAGAAAAGAAGAGGACCACACACAGAagaagcaaaaagaaagaaacctGAGAGACTTAAAATTGGGAAAACCTATCCAAACTATATATCAATGGGATCACAGAAACACAAACAATCCTCCGCCTTGACGCACACttgcttttattttattttattttattttattttttttaagaattatTTCTCGTGCCTAGTGATGGTAAAGATTGACCTACAATTACAAACCTGGTTGACAAATACACGTGAATCTATATTAATATACACAACGGTCCGCACGGGAGAGAGcgagagcgagagagagagagagagagagagtgaaagTTTCCTCTCAGAAATCTAATCTGGCCTTCCAAGCATATCATTGtcctaatataataatattttcatcttataaaattaattttatttttttattttcgtaAAATAATATGAGTGAATgacatattttaaaaaaataaaaaattattatttttttaaaaatatttttatggggGGTGGGAGTAATTCATGATTCAAGGGGCAGCGATCATGTTGCCATGCTGAAGTATTTgactttttttaatttgttttttcaTGCCtagaaattatttaattatcataaTCACAACAATGATGAATATAATGGATATCATTAATGTGTTGTTACCGAACATAATTAAACAGGTGGGCAACGAAGCACTGTCGTTTTTGTTTGTTACCAAATGATAATTAAGAAGCCAATTAAGCCCAAATCTTTCGCAGTTTCCAAGTAATTAGCTATAATTTATTAGAAAATAATCAAAATCACTCAAGTGATGTATTGGATTAGCAAGTGAAGTGACTAATGGACATAGGAGGCTTTAGACCGCTGACTCACCAACCAAAACAGTGTACTTTTACCAGCAATGGTCCTACGTGGCAAGCAACTATTGGAGAATAGGGCAAAAACTGTCTTTTAAGAGAGCTAAGCGTGATGCCTGAGCAGAGAAAAACAT comes from the Hevea brasiliensis isolate MT/VB/25A 57/8 chromosome 5, ASM3005281v1, whole genome shotgun sequence genome and includes:
- the LOC110646198 gene encoding homeobox-leucine zipper protein HOX11, giving the protein MELALSLGDTSKPFKFLGQTTKISTKDLGFCMGLGTGFTATPRSQDKVVDATLQGEAAPAAAGSRISSDPPVQLDLLPFSPVPRRQTPSQIPFPWLSDNLVSEPGSTDGSGRGFDVNRLSAEEAEEGAALSSPNSAISSFQMDFGIRSSGGGRCNKRDMETIEAERASSRASDDEENGLTRKKLRLSKEQSAFLEESFKEHNTLNPKQKLALAKQLNLRPRQVEVWFQNRRARTKLKQTEVDCEYLKRCCETLTEENRRLQKELQELRALKTSQSFYMQLPATTLTMCPSCERVATTTTFSSGTTTPATNTTNNINNPVANTAAAATISSSTTTSNTNSTSLSLAKPLLYPFTAKVHMHQAQAHQAAS